Proteins encoded by one window of Streptococcus suis S735:
- the pbp2b gene encoding penicillin-binding protein PBP2B: MKKRKNKPLEHDGNFISLRLNILFSIVIFLFLVLILRLADMQIINHDFYSNKLSTASQKIISNGSIRGQIYDAQGKPLVENEIQQVVSFTRPNKMSAQEMKEVANKLLQWVNVSDVTITQRDKADYYLADEEVYRQVVEALPKDKKYDSDGNYLSESTIYSNAVDSIPAEALQYSEQDNKAIELFKQMNGATYFSTVNLVTDTLTSEQVAHIVANESQLPGISTTNNWQRTILPTSLSSIIGTVTSEQAGLPAEDAEYYLSKGYSSNDRVGTAYLEKQYEEVLQGQREKKQINLDRNGNIESIETIQEGQQGNNIKLTIDLAFQDGVNAILRKYFESELATGSALYSEGVYAVALNPSTGAVLAMSGYSHEKGSSTITEDALGTITSVFTPGSIVKGATISSGWENGVISGNQIQLDEPIYFAGSAPITSWYGAYGSFNIDATEALEYSSNIYMVKIALGLLGQTYSANMYLNDGDTLKNAMTKLRSTFAEYGLGASTGIDLPLESTGFLPDKYTTANFITNAFGQFDNYTPMQMAQYAATIANNGTRISPHLVEGIYGNNAQGGLGELIETVSGKEMNQVNISAEDMSLLRQGFYQVVNGSGRFNTGSAIGRGAAVTISAKTGTAETYTTTASGDVVTAVNTNVVAYAPSDNPQIAVAVVLPNLTNQSSTTTKTITQEIINLYQSLHPMN; this comes from the coding sequence GTGAAAAAAAGAAAGAACAAGCCTTTGGAACATGATGGAAATTTTATTTCCCTTCGTTTAAATATTTTATTTTCTATCGTGATTTTCCTTTTCCTAGTTTTGATATTGCGTCTGGCAGATATGCAGATCATCAATCATGATTTTTATAGTAATAAGCTGTCTACTGCCAGTCAGAAAATCATCAGCAATGGCTCTATTCGCGGGCAGATTTACGATGCGCAGGGAAAACCTTTGGTTGAAAACGAGATTCAGCAGGTCGTCTCCTTCACACGTCCCAACAAGATGTCTGCTCAGGAAATGAAAGAAGTAGCTAATAAACTCTTGCAGTGGGTCAATGTTTCAGACGTAACAATTACTCAACGTGATAAGGCTGATTATTATTTGGCAGATGAAGAGGTTTATCGTCAGGTAGTCGAGGCCTTGCCAAAAGATAAAAAATACGATTCCGATGGTAACTACTTGAGCGAATCAACAATTTATTCTAATGCAGTTGATAGTATCCCTGCCGAAGCATTACAATATTCTGAGCAAGACAATAAAGCGATTGAACTCTTCAAGCAGATGAATGGAGCTACTTACTTCTCTACTGTTAATTTGGTAACGGATACTCTGACTTCTGAACAGGTTGCTCATATCGTAGCCAATGAAAGTCAACTTCCAGGCATTTCAACGACCAATAACTGGCAACGGACGATTTTACCAACTTCCCTCAGCTCCATTATCGGTACAGTAACGAGTGAACAGGCTGGTTTGCCTGCAGAAGATGCAGAATACTATCTATCCAAGGGCTACTCTTCAAATGACCGTGTGGGAACTGCCTACCTCGAGAAACAATATGAAGAAGTCTTGCAAGGTCAACGTGAGAAAAAACAAATAAACCTAGATAGAAATGGAAATATCGAAAGTATTGAGACAATCCAAGAAGGACAGCAGGGAAATAATATTAAACTGACTATTGATTTAGCCTTTCAAGATGGGGTCAATGCTATTTTGAGAAAATACTTTGAAAGTGAGCTAGCTACTGGTAGTGCGCTTTACTCGGAAGGTGTTTATGCAGTTGCATTAAATCCTTCTACAGGTGCAGTACTTGCTATGTCAGGATATAGTCATGAAAAAGGCTCAAGTACTATTACGGAGGATGCTCTTGGTACGATTACAAGTGTCTTTACACCAGGTTCCATCGTCAAAGGAGCGACAATCAGCTCTGGTTGGGAAAATGGAGTTATCAGTGGTAATCAGATTCAATTAGATGAACCAATCTATTTTGCAGGTTCAGCACCAATTACATCTTGGTATGGGGCCTATGGTAGTTTTAATATTGATGCGACAGAGGCTCTGGAATATTCTTCTAACATCTATATGGTTAAGATTGCTTTGGGACTACTCGGTCAGACCTACTCAGCTAACATGTATTTGAATGATGGTGATACATTGAAAAACGCCATGACTAAGCTTCGTTCGACTTTTGCAGAATATGGTCTTGGTGCTTCTACAGGTATTGACCTTCCACTCGAATCTACAGGATTTTTACCAGATAAGTATACGACAGCCAACTTTATTACCAACGCTTTTGGACAGTTTGATAACTATACACCGATGCAGATGGCACAGTATGCAGCGACCATTGCGAATAACGGGACACGGATTTCTCCACACCTCGTTGAGGGAATTTATGGGAATAATGCCCAAGGTGGTTTGGGGGAATTAATTGAAACCGTATCTGGTAAGGAGATGAATCAGGTTAATATTTCCGCTGAGGATATGTCTCTTCTTCGTCAAGGTTTCTACCAAGTTGTCAATGGTAGTGGGCGCTTTAATACAGGTAGTGCTATCGGTCGTGGTGCGGCCGTGACCATCAGTGCCAAGACTGGTACAGCCGAAACCTACACAACGACAGCTTCTGGTGATGTGGTTACTGCGGTCAATACCAACGTTGTTGCTTATGCGCCTAGTGATAATCCTCAAATTGCGGTAGCAGTTGTCCTACCAAACTTGACCAATCAAAGTTCAACAACTACTAAGACAATTACTCAAGAAATTATCAATCTATATCAATCACTTCACCCAATGAATTAA
- a CDS encoding ATP-binding cassette domain-containing protein → MMGSYDSQAKSMAKTAKHLEKRIERLDKVEQPRKETWVKMEAKGALDTGLHSLFRLQAGQVLMDEVYLFDVPQIGMTFGEKLALVGANGSGKTSFVRKLFRKELAGYYNPKLKIAYFAQDLINLDEEKTAFENVSCTSLQDRMMILNLLGMLGLSCDKAQQKVANLSGGERVRLSLAKVLLADANLLILDEPTNFLDMAAIEVLETFLKEYEGSVPLISHDQQFVETSVHSQWEIVQACLVKKSQENIF, encoded by the coding sequence ATGATGGGGTCCTATGATAGTCAAGCCAAGTCTATGGCCAAGACTGCCAAGCATTTGGAAAAACGGATAGAGCGTTTGGACAAGGTTGAACAACCTAGAAAGGAAACGTGGGTAAAGATGGAAGCGAAAGGTGCCTTGGATACGGGTCTTCACAGTCTCTTTCGCTTGCAGGCTGGTCAAGTTTTGATGGATGAAGTGTATCTATTTGATGTCCCTCAGATAGGGATGACGTTTGGAGAGAAGTTAGCCTTAGTGGGGGCGAATGGTTCTGGAAAGACTAGTTTTGTCCGAAAATTATTTAGGAAAGAATTAGCAGGCTATTATAATCCTAAGTTAAAAATTGCTTATTTTGCACAGGATTTGATAAACCTTGATGAAGAAAAGACTGCTTTTGAAAATGTTAGTTGTACCTCTCTTCAAGATAGGATGATGATTCTCAATTTATTAGGTATGTTAGGACTTTCTTGCGATAAGGCTCAGCAGAAGGTAGCAAATCTGTCTGGTGGTGAGCGTGTTCGTCTCTCCTTAGCTAAGGTATTGTTGGCGGATGCAAATCTTTTGATACTAGATGAACCGACAAATTTTCTAGATATGGCAGCTATTGAGGTTTTGGAAACATTCTTGAAAGAATATGAAGGAAGTGTCCCCTTGATTTCCCATGATCAACAGTTTGTGGAAACATCTGTTCACAGTCAATGGGAGATAGTGCAAGCTTGTCTCGTGAAGAAATCACAAGAAAATATTTTCTGA
- a CDS encoding ATP-binding cassette domain-containing protein — protein MVGNNGVGKSTFLKILLGLDRDFAGQIEVKADWAYVPQLQERSSLSGGEQVWKSIQEAFAQRPQLLIMDEPTANLDQEHQEKLIKQIKRYRGSLLVVSHDRHFLNQIASHIWHLEEEKVQVYLGNYEAFVESRRARREGQQESYEAYQKKVAQMKKAQHERQAKAQKMGKRGSGIEVNQL, from the coding sequence TTGGTTGGAAATAACGGAGTTGGCAAGTCTACTTTTTTGAAAATCTTACTAGGACTGGATAGGGATTTTGCCGGTCAGATTGAGGTAAAAGCAGACTGGGCCTATGTACCCCAGTTACAGGAAAGGAGCTCGCTTTCAGGTGGGGAACAGGTTTGGAAGTCTATTCAAGAGGCTTTTGCCCAAAGACCACAGTTGTTAATCATGGATGAACCGACTGCCAATCTGGATCAAGAACACCAGGAAAAGCTAATCAAACAAATCAAACGCTATCGAGGTAGTCTACTAGTTGTTAGTCATGATCGGCATTTTCTCAATCAAATAGCCAGTCACATTTGGCATTTAGAAGAAGAAAAGGTTCAGGTTTATCTAGGAAATTACGAGGCGTTTGTAGAAAGTCGCCGGGCTAGGCGAGAAGGACAGCAGGAGTCTTATGAAGCCTATCAGAAAAAAGTTGCCCAAATGAAAAAAGCCCAACATGAACGTCAAGCCAAGGCTCAGAAGATGGGGAAGAGAGGGAGTGGGATAGAAGTCAACCAATTATAA
- a CDS encoding MBL fold metallo-hydrolase produces MIGKGFNYSILASGSSGNCFYLETDKKKILVDAGLSGKKITSLLAEIDRKPEDIDAILVTHEHSDHIHGIGVLARKYGMDIYANELTWQAMESKLGKIDVAQKHIFELGAMKTFGDLDIESFGVSHDAACPQFYRFMKDDKSFVMLTDTGYVSDRMVGIVENADAYLIESNHDIEILRAGSYSWNLKQRILSDKGHLCNEDGADAMIRSLGNRTKKIYLGHLSKENNIKELAHMTMVNQLAQADLGVGVDFQVYDTSPDTATPLTKI; encoded by the coding sequence ATGATCGGAAAAGGTTTTAATTATAGTATTTTAGCTTCGGGGTCCAGCGGGAATTGTTTTTACCTAGAAACAGATAAAAAGAAAATCTTAGTGGATGCTGGCTTATCAGGGAAAAAGATTACCAGTCTTTTGGCGGAAATTGATCGAAAGCCTGAGGATATTGATGCTATCCTGGTAACGCATGAACATAGCGATCACATCCATGGTATCGGTGTTTTAGCACGTAAGTATGGCATGGACATTTATGCCAATGAATTGACCTGGCAGGCTATGGAGAGCAAATTGGGCAAGATTGATGTGGCTCAAAAACATATCTTCGAATTGGGTGCTATGAAGACTTTTGGCGACCTAGATATTGAGTCATTTGGAGTTAGCCATGATGCTGCATGCCCGCAATTTTACCGTTTTATGAAGGATGACAAATCCTTTGTTATGTTGACGGATACAGGCTATGTCAGTGACCGCATGGTTGGAATTGTAGAAAATGCCGATGCTTATTTGATTGAATCGAACCATGATATTGAAATTTTGCGCGCAGGTTCATATTCATGGAATTTGAAGCAACGGATTTTGTCAGATAAGGGCCATCTTTGTAATGAAGATGGAGCTGACGCCATGATTCGCTCGTTGGGAAATCGGACCAAAAAGATTTACCTAGGGCATTTGTCAAAGGAAAACAATATCAAGGAATTGGCTCACATGACCATGGTTAATCAGTTGGCGCAGGCTGATTTAGGAGTTGGAGTGGATTTCCAAGTCTATGACACATCGCCAGATACAGCGACTCCCTTGACCAAGATTTGA
- the vicK gene encoding cell wall metabolism sensor histidine kinase VicK produces MINQLRYLMTTAEFWFVVILIGFLIALTVLLIENYWDNKQIKQLNQKVNALIEGNYADLLDMRGSPEITDMANSLNDLSEVIRLTHDNLEQEKTRLTSILSYMSDGVIATDRIGRIIMINDMAQKQLGLSNPKQEQYHLLEVLDLSDRYTLRDLLAQTPEIVIDHTNENEEFLTLRANFATIRSESGLISGLVVVLHDMTEQAKEERERRLFVSNVSHELRTPLTSVKSYLEALDEGALTESVAPSFVKVSLDETNRMMRMITDLLSLSRIDNQVGQIDVELINFTAFVTFILNRFDQMKNADSDKVYTIVRDYQISPIWVEIDTDKMTQVLDNILNNAIKYSPDGGTITFSMKTTDSQLIVSVSDEGLGIPKADLPRIFDRFYRVDKARSRAQGGTGLGLAIAKEIVKQHKGFIWAKSEYGHGSTFTIVLPYSKDIALDEWDDSDEEE; encoded by the coding sequence ATGATTAATCAATTACGTTATTTAATGACCACGGCAGAATTTTGGTTTGTTGTCATTTTGATTGGCTTTCTAATTGCTCTGACGGTCCTTTTGATTGAAAACTATTGGGATAATAAGCAAATTAAACAACTCAATCAAAAAGTCAATGCCTTAATTGAGGGGAATTATGCAGATCTGTTAGACATGAGGGGAAGTCCTGAAATCACAGACATGGCTAATTCCCTCAATGATTTGTCCGAGGTCATCCGCTTAACTCATGATAATTTAGAACAAGAAAAGACACGTCTGACGTCCATCCTGTCCTATATGAGTGACGGTGTTATTGCTACAGACCGTATCGGACGGATCATCATGATTAACGATATGGCCCAGAAACAGTTGGGGTTATCTAACCCAAAGCAGGAGCAGTATCACCTGCTAGAGGTTTTAGATTTATCAGACCGTTATACATTGAGAGATTTGTTGGCTCAGACACCTGAGATTGTGATTGATCACACCAATGAAAACGAAGAATTTCTGACTTTACGCGCTAATTTTGCAACGATTCGTAGTGAGAGTGGTCTGATTTCTGGCCTGGTTGTCGTCTTGCATGATATGACCGAGCAGGCCAAGGAAGAACGGGAACGTAGGCTGTTTGTGTCAAATGTGAGTCATGAATTGCGTACGCCATTGACTTCCGTTAAATCCTATCTAGAGGCTCTGGATGAGGGAGCGCTGACGGAGTCTGTGGCGCCGAGTTTTGTTAAGGTATCCTTAGATGAGACCAACCGCATGATGCGGATGATTACAGATCTCCTTAGCTTATCGCGCATTGATAATCAAGTTGGTCAGATAGATGTCGAACTGATAAACTTTACTGCTTTTGTGACCTTTATTCTTAACCGTTTTGACCAAATGAAAAATGCTGATTCAGATAAGGTCTATACGATTGTTCGTGACTATCAAATCAGTCCTATTTGGGTTGAGATTGATACAGATAAGATGACTCAGGTTTTAGATAATATCTTAAATAATGCCATTAAATATTCGCCAGACGGCGGGACAATTACCTTCAGCATGAAGACCACAGATAGCCAGTTGATTGTATCCGTATCAGACGAAGGTCTGGGGATTCCGAAAGCAGATTTACCTAGAATTTTTGACCGATTTTATCGCGTAGACAAGGCACGATCTCGTGCCCAAGGTGGTACAGGTCTTGGTTTAGCTATTGCAAAAGAAATCGTAAAACAACATAAGGGCTTTATCTGGGCTAAAAGCGAATATGGTCATGGCTCAACGTTTACAATTGTCTTGCCGTATAGCAAGGACATCGCACTAGATGAGTGGGATGATTCAGATGAGGAAGAATAG
- the yycF gene encoding response regulator YycF yields the protein MKKILIVDDEKPISDIIKFNMTREGYEVVTAFDGREALEVFEAEFPDIVILDLMLPELDGLEVARTIRKTSNVPILMLSAKDSEFDKVIGLEIGADDYVTKPFSNRELQARVKALLRRSELAETQTNIESTGTPELVIGDLVILPDAFVAKKHGKELELTHREFELLHHLAKHLGQVMTREHLLETVWGYDYFGDVRTVDVTIRRLREKIEDTPSRPEYILTRRGVGYFIKGND from the coding sequence ATGAAAAAAATATTAATTGTAGATGATGAAAAACCAATCTCAGATATTATTAAGTTTAATATGACGCGTGAGGGATATGAAGTTGTGACAGCTTTCGATGGACGTGAAGCCTTGGAAGTATTTGAGGCTGAGTTTCCTGACATTGTCATTTTGGACTTGATGTTGCCAGAATTGGACGGACTAGAGGTTGCTCGAACGATTCGTAAGACCAGCAATGTTCCAATCTTGATGTTATCTGCTAAAGATAGCGAATTTGATAAGGTTATCGGGCTTGAAATAGGGGCGGATGATTATGTGACCAAGCCCTTCTCTAATCGCGAATTACAGGCGCGTGTTAAGGCTCTTCTTCGTCGTAGTGAATTGGCAGAGACGCAGACAAATATTGAGTCAACAGGAACTCCAGAGTTGGTGATTGGCGATTTGGTCATTCTGCCTGATGCGTTTGTTGCTAAGAAGCATGGTAAAGAGCTGGAGCTGACCCATCGTGAGTTTGAATTGCTCCACCATCTGGCCAAACACTTAGGTCAGGTTATGACTCGAGAACATCTATTGGAAACAGTTTGGGGTTATGATTACTTTGGTGATGTCCGCACGGTGGATGTAACGATTCGTCGTCTGCGTGAGAAAATTGAAGATACACCAAGCAGACCAGAATACATTCTTACTCGTCGCGGAGTGGGATATTTTATAAAAGGAAATGATTAA
- a CDS encoding amino acid ABC transporter ATP-binding protein, translating to MALVEFKDVNKYYGDYHALRNINLEFEPGQVVVLLGPSGSGKSTLIRTINGLEAIDEGTLIVNGHDISSTSIKELVSLRKEVGMVFQHFNLYPHKTVLENVTLAPIKVLGINKATAEKTAQKYLEFVNLWDRKDSYPAMLSGGQKQRVAIARGLAMKPELLLFDEPTSALDPETIGDVLAVMQKLARDGMNMIVVTHEMGFAREVADRIIFMAEGEVLVDTTDVNGFFDNPTEPRAQQFLSKIINHESDKVKL from the coding sequence ATGGCTTTAGTAGAATTTAAAGATGTCAATAAATACTATGGTGACTACCACGCCCTACGCAATATCAACTTGGAATTCGAACCTGGACAGGTTGTCGTTCTCCTTGGACCTTCCGGATCCGGAAAATCTACTCTCATTCGCACGATTAACGGTTTAGAGGCAATTGATGAAGGAACGCTCATCGTCAATGGACATGATATTTCCTCTACTTCTATCAAAGAGCTCGTATCACTTCGCAAAGAAGTTGGCATGGTTTTCCAGCATTTCAACCTTTACCCACACAAAACCGTGTTAGAAAATGTTACCTTGGCACCGATTAAGGTTTTGGGAATCAATAAGGCTACAGCTGAAAAAACCGCTCAAAAGTATCTTGAATTTGTTAACCTCTGGGATCGGAAGGATTCCTACCCTGCTATGCTATCCGGAGGCCAAAAACAACGTGTTGCCATCGCTCGCGGCTTAGCTATGAAACCTGAGCTTCTACTCTTCGATGAACCAACATCTGCCTTGGACCCAGAAACTATCGGAGATGTACTTGCAGTTATGCAAAAATTGGCACGTGACGGGATGAACATGATTGTCGTAACACACGAAATGGGCTTTGCCCGTGAAGTAGCTGATCGCATCATCTTCATGGCTGAGGGAGAAGTTTTAGTTGATACAACAGATGTGAATGGCTTCTTTGACAATCCGACAGAGCCTCGTGCCCAACAATTCCTCAGTAAGATTATCAACCACGAATCTGACAAAGTAAAACTCTAG
- a CDS encoding transporter substrate-binding domain-containing protein — MDKKKINIFFAIRLLVFGLILLVFAKQPVAQTETPASITNSDQVQAIIDRGVLRVGVKQDVPNFGYKNPDTGEFEGMEIDIARKIADELGVDIEFTPVTAQTRGPLLDNSQVDMVIATFTITEERKLLYNFTTPYYTDAVGFLVNKDSGIKTFTDLDGKTIGVAQGSITRTLISELADKYGITVNFAELGSYPELSVSLRAHRTDAFSVDQSILAGYISSKSELMDFSFSASDYGIVTKLSNKDLNNYLNSLVEKWTADGSLQSIYDANGLKPVTETDE, encoded by the coding sequence ATGGATAAGAAAAAAATCAACATTTTCTTTGCAATTAGATTATTGGTCTTTGGACTTATTCTTCTCGTTTTCGCAAAACAACCAGTAGCTCAAACAGAAACACCCGCATCCATTACTAATAGTGATCAAGTTCAAGCTATCATCGATAGAGGCGTGCTCCGCGTCGGAGTGAAACAGGACGTCCCAAACTTTGGCTACAAGAACCCTGATACTGGTGAATTCGAGGGAATGGAGATTGATATTGCTCGCAAAATTGCAGACGAATTAGGTGTAGATATCGAATTTACTCCCGTTACAGCGCAAACCCGAGGACCACTTCTTGATAACAGTCAAGTGGATATGGTCATCGCAACTTTTACCATCACTGAGGAACGTAAGTTGCTCTACAATTTCACAACTCCTTATTACACAGATGCCGTTGGCTTCTTGGTCAATAAGGATAGTGGAATTAAGACATTCACCGACCTGGATGGAAAGACAATCGGTGTAGCTCAGGGTTCCATTACACGTACCCTCATCTCTGAACTAGCAGACAAATACGGTATCACTGTCAATTTTGCAGAGCTTGGTTCTTATCCAGAACTCTCTGTCTCGCTACGTGCTCACCGTACAGACGCATTTTCTGTAGACCAATCTATCCTTGCTGGGTATATCAGTTCGAAATCTGAACTCATGGACTTTAGCTTCTCAGCTTCTGACTATGGAATTGTTACTAAATTATCTAACAAAGACCTTAACAACTACTTAAATAGTCTCGTAGAAAAATGGACTGCCGATGGTAGCCTACAAAGCATCTATGATGCCAATGGTCTCAAACCAGTCACAGAAACTGACGAATAG
- a CDS encoding amino acid ABC transporter permease produces the protein MTVLTTSPYAWENWVSYFKDFPIFFQGFLFTLAISVGAFIMAMFLGIVFGSLSSSKNKVLKIIARVYVEYYQNTPLLVQFMIVYYGLPLISNYVLMPSIYWTAVICVGLYHGAYIAEVIRAGIEAVPTGQTEAALSQGFTQSETMRIIILPQAIPTILPPLTNQVVNLIKNTATVAIISGADIMFMTKSWSAMNANYIPAFAGAAFLYFIMCFPVASWGRRIEEKNKSAFSH, from the coding sequence ATGACAGTTTTAACAACTAGTCCTTACGCTTGGGAGAATTGGGTCAGTTATTTCAAAGATTTTCCAATCTTTTTCCAAGGTTTTCTCTTTACCTTAGCCATTTCTGTCGGAGCCTTTATCATGGCCATGTTTTTAGGAATTGTCTTTGGTAGTCTCTCTTCAAGTAAAAATAAAGTTTTAAAAATCATCGCACGTGTCTATGTTGAATACTATCAGAACACGCCGCTTTTGGTTCAGTTCATGATTGTTTATTATGGACTTCCACTGATTTCAAATTATGTTCTCATGCCATCCATCTACTGGACAGCTGTTATCTGCGTCGGACTCTATCACGGTGCTTATATCGCAGAGGTCATTCGTGCAGGGATTGAGGCTGTGCCTACTGGGCAAACTGAAGCCGCACTTTCACAAGGATTTACTCAGTCTGAAACCATGCGAATCATCATTTTACCACAGGCCATTCCGACCATTCTTCCACCTTTGACCAACCAAGTAGTAAACTTAATTAAGAATACGGCTACTGTTGCCATTATCTCTGGAGCTGATATTATGTTTATGACAAAATCTTGGTCTGCCATGAATGCCAACTACATCCCAGCCTTTGCTGGTGCTGCTTTCCTTTACTTCATCATGTGCTTCCCCGTCGCAAGCTGGGGACGTCGCATTGAAGAAAAGAATAAGTCAGCCTTTTCACACTAA
- a CDS encoding amino acid ABC transporter permease yields the protein MNYVLELLKPSTFQLLWSGLKLTLYISSISVILSILFGMILAIMRNGKNPIFKWIATIYIEFVRNVPNLLWIFTVFLVFQMKSTPAGITAFTIFTTAAMAEIIRGGLNAIGPGQTEAGLSQGFTPVQIMVYIIMPQAIRKMLPAIISQIVTVIKDTSFLYSVIALQELFGSSQILMGRYFEAEQVFALYIMVALIYFSINFAISSLSRYVAKSWASSIE from the coding sequence ATGAATTATGTTTTAGAATTACTCAAACCTTCAACCTTCCAACTCTTGTGGAGCGGATTGAAGTTAACCCTTTATATCTCAAGCATTTCGGTAATCCTGTCCATTCTTTTCGGAATGATTCTCGCCATCATGCGCAATGGGAAAAATCCAATTTTCAAGTGGATTGCAACCATCTATATCGAATTTGTGCGTAATGTACCAAACTTGCTGTGGATTTTCACCGTCTTCTTAGTCTTCCAAATGAAGTCAACGCCTGCTGGTATTACTGCTTTTACTATTTTTACCACGGCAGCCATGGCCGAGATTATCCGTGGTGGTCTCAACGCCATCGGACCGGGCCAGACCGAAGCTGGTTTGTCACAGGGTTTTACCCCAGTGCAAATCATGGTCTATATCATCATGCCACAGGCCATTCGCAAGATGCTGCCCGCCATCATCTCTCAGATTGTGACGGTTATCAAGGATACCAGTTTCCTATACTCCGTTATCGCTTTGCAAGAACTCTTCGGTTCGAGTCAAATCCTCATGGGACGCTACTTTGAGGCGGAGCAAGTCTTTGCTCTCTACATTATGGTTGCCCTGATTTACTTCAGTATCAACTTTGCTATTTCAAGCCTGTCACGTTATGTGGCTAAGTCTTGGGCGAGCAGTATAGAATGA